In a single window of the Vitis vinifera cultivar Pinot Noir 40024 chromosome 6, ASM3070453v1 genome:
- the LOC104879583 gene encoding extensin-2-like, translated as MAKFWPQCLVYALAFCLVATNVVADGDSPYEPYKPYNYASPPPPPPPYAYKSPYPYYYKSPPPPSPYYYKSPPPPPYYYKSPPPPSPSPPPPYYYKSPPPPSPYYYQSPPPSPYIYKSPPPPPYYYLSPPPPPYYYQSPPPPPYIYKSPPPPSPSPPPPYIYKSPPPPSPSPPPPYIYKSPPPPSPSPPPPYVYKSPPPPPYIYKSPPPPSPSPPPPYIYKSPPPPSPSPPPPYVYTSPPPPPYIYKSPPPPPYIYKSPPPPSPSPPPPYYYKSPPPPSPSPPPPYYYKSPPPPSPSPPPPYYYKSPPPPSPPPPMYYYSSPPPPPTYY; from the coding sequence ATGGCCAAGTTTTGGCCACAGTGCTTGGTTTATGCCTTGGCATTTTGCTTGGTAGCCACTAATGTAGTGGCTGATGGTGACAGTCCTTATGAACCTTACAAGCCTTACAATTATGCATCTCCTCCCCCGCCACCTCCACCTTATGCTTACAAGTCTCCATATCCTTACTACTATAAGTCTCCACCACCTCCTTCCCCGTATTACTACAagtcaccaccaccacctccataTTATTACAAATCCCCACCTCCTCCATCTCCCTCACCGCCTCCTCCTTACTATTATAAATCTCCACCACCACCTTCTCCTTACTACTATCAGTCACCACCTCCTTCTCCCTATATTTACAAATCCCCACCTCCACCTCCTTATTACTACCTGTCCCCACCTCCGCCTCCTTACTACTACCAGTCACCACCTCCCCCACCTTATATTTACAAGTCTCCACCACCGCCATCTCCATCTCCTCCTCCACCATACATCTACAAGTCCCCACCTCCACCATCTCCATCTCCGCCTCCTCCCTACATTTACAAatctccaccaccaccatccCCATCTCCACCTCCTCCATATGTCTATAAATCTCCGCCACCACCTCCCTACATTTACAAatctccaccaccaccatccCCATCTCCGCCTCCTCCATATATTTACAAATCCCCACCACCTCCTTCTCCATCACCGCCACCTCCTTATGTCTACACATCCCCACCACCTCCTCCTTATATCTACAAATCCCCACCTCCTCCTCCTTACATCTACAAGTCACCCCCTCCACCTTCTCCATCACCTCCTCCACCTTATTACTACAAATCACCACCACCTCCATCTCCTTCTCCCCCACCTCCCTACTACTACAAGTCCCCGCCTCCACCATCCCCATCACCTCCTCCACCGTATTATTACAAGTCCCCTCCTCCACCATCACCTCCACCTCCAATGTACTACTACTCatcaccaccacctcctcccaCATACTACTAA